The Pricia mediterranea genome includes a window with the following:
- a CDS encoding carbohydrate binding family 9 domain-containing protein: MISIYILPILGFGQDSTIENVPKEIVGYPLRGTELHMDGVVDEEFWLNIPGNGNFLMQEPEEGGEPTERTEVRIAFDSQNLYIAVVCYDSNPSGLKAFQKKRDAPLETDDRFRWILDTFMDQRSAYFFEINPLGLRGDGLISSGQGQTLNKDWDGIWNTWTYIGDFGWSAEIRIPFRTLNFDSNSDVWGINFQRTVRRKNEEQLWTGHRRNQGLLRPQNAGILTGLVDPSQGLGLGVVPYAIAQSRKEYDEESDASINTTSADFGFDINYNITSQLKASFTYNTDFAQTEVDNRQINLTRFPLRFPEKRDFFLEGSSILQFAPSSNPEPYFSRRIGLVKGVPIPIKYGGRLIGNVGKNNIALLHLRTEKKGELNPESFTVARYRRNFWKESSIGVLYTHRSTEDDIFFGNPIQDRKTWGADLNLSTSEFLGYNTLQFSAFFVGHNPASPLDDATSMSDRSVRGFRFNFPNQPWSAWVSYREFGDAYDPAVGFNHRNGFKRLQPAINYAPLFEKSNVIREIEWGIYYEYLTSLENELLTENLRFTLGEIRFESGDGLGIQVSRNFEFLDENFDILGDGPVIVAPGEYVNWGYELEASSASFRKVSGSIGYEAGGFWTGNISSWVLGLTLRPAPGINLSSGYTHTRVTADNSGFDTNLFQLDLGLDFTPDISLSSNIQFDDVSEILGTNTRFRWILTPGTDIFFVYNHNWLNRPAMDKRLFTIQQGGALKAVYTYRF; the protein is encoded by the coding sequence TGGATGGTGTTGTTGATGAAGAGTTTTGGTTAAACATTCCGGGCAATGGCAATTTCTTGATGCAGGAACCTGAAGAAGGGGGCGAGCCAACGGAGCGAACAGAAGTAAGAATCGCCTTCGATAGCCAAAATCTTTATATAGCAGTAGTTTGTTATGATAGTAATCCTTCAGGTCTTAAGGCTTTTCAAAAGAAGAGGGACGCACCGCTGGAGACCGACGATCGTTTTAGATGGATTTTGGATACTTTTATGGACCAGCGAAGTGCCTATTTTTTTGAAATCAATCCCTTGGGATTACGCGGGGATGGTCTCATTTCTTCAGGGCAGGGTCAAACTTTGAACAAAGACTGGGATGGTATTTGGAATACATGGACCTATATTGGTGATTTTGGCTGGTCGGCCGAAATCAGGATTCCCTTTCGCACCTTGAACTTTGATTCCAACAGTGATGTTTGGGGTATTAATTTTCAGAGGACCGTACGCCGTAAGAACGAAGAACAGTTATGGACGGGCCACCGTCGGAACCAAGGTTTGCTACGACCGCAGAATGCCGGTATTCTTACAGGTCTTGTCGATCCATCGCAGGGGCTAGGGTTGGGGGTCGTGCCCTATGCCATTGCCCAGTCCCGAAAAGAATATGATGAAGAGAGCGATGCGTCGATCAATACGACCTCTGCGGACTTCGGGTTTGATATCAATTACAATATTACATCCCAGTTGAAAGCCTCTTTTACATATAACACTGATTTCGCGCAGACCGAAGTGGACAATCGACAAATAAATCTTACTCGTTTTCCTTTACGTTTTCCCGAAAAAAGAGATTTTTTTCTAGAGGGGTCCTCCATTTTACAATTTGCACCTTCAAGTAATCCAGAACCATATTTTAGTCGCAGGATCGGACTGGTGAAAGGGGTCCCTATCCCTATCAAGTATGGGGGGCGTCTTATAGGGAATGTAGGTAAGAATAATATTGCACTGTTACACTTGCGAACAGAAAAGAAGGGAGAGCTGAATCCGGAAAGTTTTACAGTGGCCAGATATAGACGAAATTTTTGGAAGGAGAGTTCTATCGGCGTATTATATACCCATAGAAGCACCGAGGACGATATATTTTTTGGCAACCCCATTCAAGATAGAAAGACATGGGGCGCGGACCTAAACTTAAGTACTTCAGAATTCTTAGGTTATAATACACTGCAGTTCTCGGCCTTTTTTGTTGGGCACAACCCCGCTTCTCCCCTTGACGATGCTACCTCGATGTCGGATAGATCGGTCCGTGGATTCCGTTTTAATTTTCCCAACCAGCCCTGGTCAGCATGGGTTTCATATAGGGAATTTGGGGACGCGTACGATCCAGCGGTCGGTTTTAACCATCGTAATGGTTTTAAAAGGTTGCAACCGGCAATAAACTACGCTCCCCTGTTTGAAAAGAGCAACGTTATTAGAGAAATAGAATGGGGAATTTACTATGAGTATCTCACTTCGTTGGAAAACGAACTTCTTACCGAAAACCTTAGGTTTACCTTAGGAGAGATTCGATTTGAATCCGGGGATGGATTAGGTATCCAAGTATCTAGGAACTTTGAATTTCTCGATGAAAATTTTGATATACTTGGCGACGGCCCGGTTATCGTGGCCCCGGGCGAATACGTGAACTGGGGTTACGAATTGGAGGCCTCCTCTGCGTCATTTCGTAAGGTATCCGGCTCCATTGGTTATGAAGCGGGAGGATTTTGGACCGGGAATATATCAAGCTGGGTATTGGGCTTGACCCTTCGCCCGGCACCCGGTATCAATCTCAGCAGTGGGTACACGCATACTAGGGTAACCGCTGATAACAGCGGATTCGACACCAATTTATTCCAATTAGACCTTGGCCTTGATTTTACCCCTGATATTTCGCTCTCGTCAAATATCCAGTTCGATGATGTAAGTGAGATTCTGGGCACCAATACCCGATTTCGATGGATACTTACCCCTGGTACCGACATTTTTTTTGTCTATAACCACAATTGGCTAAACCGCCCGGCAATGGACAAAAGGCTCTTTACCATACAACAGGGCGGGGCGCTGAAGGCGGTCTATACCTATCGTTTTTAG